The segment GTGTGGCAGAATTGACAAGATTCGGCGACAGATATTTCTACGGTGATTGGTGGAATTGTGTTAGCTGGGCAGACTTCAGTAGAATTTGGAACATCCCAGTGCATAAGTTTTTATTAAGACATGTTTACCATAGTTCAATGAGTTCATTTAAGTTGAACAAGAGTCAAGCAACTTTGATGACCTTTTTCCTAAGTTCTGTCGTCCATGAATTGGCCATGTACGTTATCTTCAAGAAACTGAGGTTCtacttgttcttcttccaaatgCTGCAAGTGCCACTGGTAGCTTTAACAAACACTAAATTCATGAGAAACAGAACCATAATCGGAAATGTTATTTTCTGGCTTGGTATCTGCATGGGACCAAGTGTCATGTGTACGTTGTACTTGACATTTTAAGGCATCTTGCAACTATTCTCCATACAACTTTTAAATCTTTGTAgtaaacatttttttcccttttttttctttttttttttttttttagttatTTACAAGTGTCTCtatatattttctattataGAATATTGTCATTTATTATATCGTTCATCTGTAAATCTCATCAAACGGCCTTGTATCAGCGAAGCAACTGTCCCAAACTTCATCCACTATTTTTGCTGCATGTTCCTTGCTTTTACAGTTGGGATTCCCTGAAACACTAATTACAGCCCTCCTTCTCACACAATCTTGGTGACCTCTTGCCACATGGAATCCTGTGCGAAACCCTCTCCTCTTAAACTCTTCCCAAAACCTACATTCCCCACTTAATGAGGAGGCCCTGATTTCCGAACATGCATGATGTTTCAGATTTAACCAATCTACTTGCCATTTTAAATCATCGAAATAATGAATTAATTCATGCGACAGTGTATCTTCTAGATGCCATTTATCACGTAATCTGTTCTGACATAACAGGATTCCCAACTCAGGATGAAAGCCACCACCCTTCCAATCAGGGCAGTAATCGCAAATGATCTTCGAATCGTCGAATTTACTATCGCTACCCTTATTCAGTTTCCTGATGGCCTGTACCATAAAACGAACAGTAGGAGAGTATTTAAGCATCCAATCTCGATGCTCATAACACTTCAgacattcttttttcagtGCTCGAGCTTTAGAGTCTTCTTCGTATCGAGTTTTCTCCTCCGGCGTCAAGCCTATACCAGTCTTGTACTGCATGGTTCGTCTCCACCAGTCAAACCCAGCATTATTCCCACTGGTACCCATATTGTGCAAAATAATTGGTCCTTCTCGGCTCTTCTTTGGTTTCCCCTGTTTAAAATATGTCGTCATCttctattctttttgatGTTAAAACTCTTATTTCTCTTATTTGGTCCACATCGTCGTACATGATATTTATCAAAACGCGCcgaaaagtgaaaaagtgaaaactACTAGAAAGAAAGTCTGGTAAcataaatattattactcAGATGAGTACAATACTGttgtaaataaatatattaGATTAGCAGAAccctttttcatttcatccGACATGTCTAGTTCAATATTTGGCCCACTCGTGGGCTTTTTAGAGCGTGTCAATTCACTCAATGCGCCCTACCAAGCATTATCATATGACGAACAGAAGGCCATGACTATTTGGCAAAGAGTCAAATTTTATAACTGGACTTTTGAGTTGTGCGCTCTAGGTATGTTATTCTTGGTGTTCGCTTTCTACAAATTCGGTAACTCTGTTAATTTGAAGCGCGGAAACCAAATCTTCCAATCTTTGCATTCATTTTTGGCCAACGACTTAAAGTTTTCTCGTGTAGGCttcaatatcaatgattccaaaatttttaccGTCGAACACCAAAATACATGGTTCTCTTCTTTTGCTACTGGTAGATCCGCTATTGAGAGCATCAACTTGAACCTTCATTTGGTAGCTCGTAGCAACCCTTTTTCTATGTGTCTAGAATACCTgcttggattttttttcacaagCTTGAAAAGTAAGCAATTGGAGGAATTTATGGAGATCGTTATCAAACCAAATGGTATTTTTGTTGCTGGTGAGTCTGCTCATCCCAACAAGAATGCGCAAGAAGTTTTGACCAAATTCAGATTTGTTACTTCTATTGTCAACAAAGAATTCATGAATCAAGCTAGAACTGAAAATTATTTTCTATCTATTGCCCACACTAGTGAAAACGATAAATTGCCAAATAATTTCGTCTACATGTCCGACGTCAACCAATTATCTGGGTTCATGTTTCATTACTCTAAACCCTATGAGATTTTGTCCCAAGCTGgtaatcttttgaaatatattaGTTTCACTGACTTACCTGTCGACGCACCACGTGATGACAAAGAATGGGAATCTTCAATTGAGCCAAAAGCTATCATTCGTTGCGCTGTTCCTCAAAACGAGAATGAATTGAAGTTGTTAAACCAAATTATTGCCTTAGTCGTAGAAATCTACGATGGGTGTACCCAAGATTTAGTCCAAAAGTCTCCAAACTTATTCATCACCAATGACATCTTGAAGAGGACTACCAACTTGCGCCAGCAAGAGTTGAACAAGATCAAAAAGTTCATGAAAGAGACCGAATTGGAATTGGcgaaggaaaagaaattagaattggaaaaggcCAAGAGACGTCAATTGAAGGCCTCTGGTGAACAAGAGAAGGTAGATCaaaagatgaaagaaaagagagaaagaCGCCTCAGAAACAAGCAAAGAACAAGGATTCAATAAGAACTGcattttgttctttcttcctccttatttttttcaaatctctTTGGTTTTTTGTATACGAAGGCTTTCCATGTATCCATACATTTAAATAGTAAATATATACCTTGGTATGTGGTGTTTTGAATTAACTTcatatcattatttatGATGTTGCCTATATACAAGATTTGGGCTATCTGAATATACACCATTTTGCCAATCAAATGTCAAGACCGGGGATCTTAACCTCTTCGATAGTAATCTCAGAATCCAATAAACCTTTCTTTTGCTCTTTTGGCCTCTCTTCCTTCTCGTGGCCAAAAACAGATTGCCTCTGCAGCtcaatatttctttgagTTTCCATTTCTTGGCGTTTAGAGAGCTGTTGACGGTCTTCCTCTAACTTCAACTCACGTGCTTGATACTGTTTTAATAGTTCCGTATTAATGTCGTGTTCGTCACTGAGTATGTACTTTGCACCATTGAAATTATGTAAATAGTTTCTCATTAAAGATGGTTTAACATTTGCAACTTGTCCTTTGTATAATTGAAATCGCGGGAAATCCTTCAGTACCTGGACCTTCACCCTGTGGGTTCTCTTCGTTAAAGCGCTCAGGCACACTTGGGTGGAACGGAACATCTTTGGTTGACCGGTGTCTCTTATTATGTACTAGCTTTTTATATTCTCTATGGTATAACTTAACTACCCTTTGAGTTTTAGTTTTTCATCGGAATGAACAAATGAACTAAAAACTTACcataataaacaaaaaaaaagaataacgTGGATATATTAaaccaaaaacaaaatacgACAAGTTCAGAGCTGTCGGAACGGAGAGCTAACGGATTGAACATGTCCAAAGTAATAAAGCCCAGTAACACGAAGGGTTCTAGAAAGAGTTCAAAAGGAGCCACACCTGATACtaaaaatttcttccatgcgaagaaaaaggatCCGGTAAACCAAGATAAATCCAATAATGCTTCTCAAGTTACCCCAGCAGTGGCTCATTTCCATCCATCAGATATGGTAATTCCTGACCATCTAGCCGAATTGATTCCCGAGTTGTATTCCTTCCAACAACTGATGGATTCCGAGAAAAGATTAGATCATTTTATTCATCTGCGAAACTTACATATGAAGCGAATGGTAGCGCAATGGGACAAGTCAAAACAATCTCAAGAGTTTCTTTATCCTCATTTGGACTCTCCAAGTGTAAAATACCTTCGAATCTTCATTTCAAATGTCAGTGAAAACCAACCTTGGCAAATGGACACGAATAATGAGCCTGACCTTATGGCCCTGGAGAATGCTACTTGGACAATGAGAATCGAAGGCCGATTGTTGGACGGCGTACAAGCCAATGATCCAGCAAGAGAGAAGTTTAGCTCATTCATAGAATCCATAGTGGTGGACTTTAAAAATAAGGAAACCGATAATATGCTATCTACCAGGGTTGATACAGCTCCTGAGGAAAACGCCATCGAAATACctggtgaaaagaaattgaactTAAACTTGCCTTTGCAGTTTTCTCTGCCGAATGGGGACGGTTCTACTACGAGCAACAGAGTACAGAATAGTGACATGTTGGCGAAGGAAACTGTTAAAAAAGATATGAGTTCCACAACACCAAAACTAGAACCAGTAAAATGGCAGTATGACCCAAATAATCCTGTAGATTTCGATGGACTTGATATTAAGAGAGCAGGATCTGAAAACGTAGAATGCACTATAAGCATACTGCGAAAGTCATCCCCGGAAGAGCAGTTTATGAGCTATTCTTCAGCACTAACCGCTATAATAGGATTGAAGAGTGGAACATCACATGACGCGATATTCTCCATATACAAATACATCCAGTTAAATGAATTGCTCACCAACGATGAGTCTGCATTCGAAAATTTGATGGGCAATAGAAATAGTCACAATAGCAACACTGGCACTAATAAAATACTCGATACAATCTCTAATCCAGTTCCCATTGTAAAGTTAAACTCTCAGCTCATAACCTTATTACCTGGCAGGCTTAAAGAGTCTTCGCCAGATACAATAAAATTAACAGATTTATTGTCTCTGATTAATAATACACATTTACTCTCATTACAACCAATTGAGATCGACTACACAGTACGCGTTGATAAAGCTTCCACTTACGGTGAGTTAGTTCTCGATATTGAAGTGCCCGATGTCGACGCTCTAAAATTGAATAATGCCCAAAGAGAAAGCCAAATTGGCGCTGCTGAATTGAATGAAAACGTTAAGGACTTGGAACATATCAAAACCAAGGTAGCTTTACAGGACAAAGAAATAACGTCCATCCTGTCAAATCTACATGAGAGCAACAAACGATACCgtttcttcaagaaaatcagTGAGGACCCAGTTAAAGCGTTAAACGAATGCATTGCTTCCACTTCGAATGCTTTGAAAGTCTTGTCGGGAGATGAAGGTTATAATGAAGATATGGTAAGGCGAGCTAACTTTTACAAGGAGAATGAAGCCATGTTGCGCGAAAATATAGAAGttatattatcaaatgGACGAATGTAGGCTTATTTATGTTGATACACAGTGAATTCAAgatttgtattttttttctttgtataTAAAGTCTCAGtagtaaaagaaagatcACCATATCTATAACCATTAAGAACAAAGAGACAATGCTGATGTGTTTACAGCATCTTGAAATAATGGTGGCTGTCTGAGTCTGTCTCTTTTCTAAATAAGGCgctgaaaattttctactAAAAATCTCATATGAAAAACGGTAGAGATGAGGGccatttatatatacaataAACAGCCAAAGGACTAAGGGAAAGACAACAAATGAGTACTAACAATGGTGTCACTGGCAAACTCTCCAGTAGAGTCATGAATATGAAGTTTATGAAATTTGGTAAGACAGACGACGAAGAAAGTTCCAACTCCAATACGCCATCCATTATCAATTCAGATGTGGAATCTAATGAGCAAAGAGAGAAACTGTTTGGTCGAGATAACTCAGCGTGGGACCTCAATAGCTACAATGATGacgtgaaaaaaatctcaggaaagcagaagaagaaaatgagaaaagtAGTGTATAAGAAACGACCCCATCTCATAATTTCCAACGTTGGTTACAGCGAGCTGCGAAAACCTGAGGGCGTAATGaatggaagaaaagtttttgGTGATAATCCTAATGATATTGGTTCCAGGAAGAGAAAGCTTGAGGAAAGCGAACAAAATGAGGAAGGGAAAAGCGATGCTAAGGATAAGGAGTTTACAGGAAGccaagaagaaggagagGATGAATACGACCTGGATAAATTATTCAAGGATAgcatcaaaaagaaaaagaccACCCATAAtactaaaaataaaaatggaaattCAAAACAGTAGCGCAGACAATGCACCTGTAGAAGTACGTATTCGTATATAATAATGAGAACATAATATAAAGCCTTGCgtagtatttttttcacatttgTCACAGATCATAGGGACTAACCGTTCTTCTTATTGTACTCTTCCAACACACATATACAGCGACGTATAAATACTTCACTCCTAATTTATCTGATAAATCTCTATCATCAATAGcattgagttttttttttttttctcattttctaTACCTTTAGTGTCGTCACAATCTTCGTTTTCGCTGCTTCATTATTACTACCTCGAAAAGATTAATTTCATACAcgtaattttttcttaagcTCAAGCATCATCTCTTCCTCGAAAAGTTGCGTTGGTGATCTCAAACTCTGCCGCTTCAGTATTGATGAGGTTACTTTCAGTATGGAGGCCTTCAGTCCCATTCACAAGACCTGTCTCATGCACGTCGTGTACTCTTATGGAATCTGTGATGGATACAGACGTTCTTGTACCGTGGTTGCCAAACAAAGTAGTTTGATGTAAGTCTTCATCAATTAGGTAGGGTGAAGAGATGGTATCTCTCTTAACTAGAAAATTGTCCTTCGCGTAACTTAAAAGCGTGGAATGCAAATTGTGCTTATAAGAGAACTGTAAAATGTAAGAAAGCAACACAATAAGGATGAAgttagtgaaaaatttggaaattttttgcttgaTTGAAGTGTAGTTGGCGTAGTTGAACGGTAGTTTTATTATGTGAATAGTATTGGCTGCGGACACACTCGCCACATATGTAG is part of the Saccharomyces paradoxus chromosome XIV, complete sequence genome and harbors:
- the SNF12 gene encoding Snf12p (73 kDa subunit of the SWI/SNF chromatin remodeling complex~similar to YNR023W), with amino-acid sequence MSKVIKPSNTKGSRKSSKGATPDTKNFFHAKKKDPVNQDKSNNASQVTPAVAHFHPSDMVIPDHLAELIPELYSFQQLMDSEKRLDHFIHLRNLHMKRMVAQWDKSKQSQEFLYPHLDSPSVKYLRIFISNVSENQPWQMDTNNEPDLMALENATWTMRIEGRLLDGVQANDPAREKFSSFIESIVVDFKNKETDNMLSTRVDTAPEENAIEIPGEKKLNLNLPLQFSLPNGDGSTTSNRVQNSDMLAKETVKKDMSSTTPKLEPVKWQYDPNNPVDFDGLDIKRAGSENVECTISILRKSSPEEQFMSYSSALTAIIGLKSGTSHDAIFSIYKYIQLNELLTNDESAFENLMGNRNSHNSNTGTNKILDTISNPVPIVKLNSQLITLLPGRLKESSPDTIKLTDLLSLINNTHLLSLQPIEIDYTVRVDKASTYGELVLDIEVPDVDALKLNNAQRESQIGAAELNENVKDLEHIKTKVALQDKEITSILSNLHESNKRYRFFKKISEDPVKALNECIASTSNALKVLSGDEGYNEDMVRRANFYKENEAMLRENIEVILSNGRM
- the MRPL50 gene encoding mitochondrial 54S ribosomal protein bL9m MRPL50 (Mitochondrial ribosomal protein of the large subunit~similar to YNR022C), which produces MFRSTQVCLSALTKRTHRVKVQVLKDFPRFQLYKGQVANVKPSLMRNYLHNFNGAKYILSDEHDINTELLKQYQARELKLEEDRQQLSKRQEMETQRNIELQRQSVFGHEKEERPKEQKKGLLDSEITIEEVKIPGLDI
- the MPP6 gene encoding Mpp6p (Nuclear exosome-associated RNA binding protein~similar to YNR024W), encoding MSTNNGVTGKLSSRVMNMKFMKFGKTDDEESSNSNTPSIINSDVESNEQREKLFGRDNSAWDLNSYNDDVKKISGKQKKKMRKVVYKKRPHLIISNVGYSELRKPEGVMNGRKVFGDNPNDIGSRKRKLEESEQNEEGKSDAKDKEFTGSQEEGEDEYDLDKLFKDSIKKKKTTHNTKNKNGNSKQ
- a CDS encoding uncharacterized protein (similar to YNR021W), whose amino-acid sequence is MSSSIFGPLVGFLERVNSLNAPYQALSYDEQKAMTIWQRVKFYNWTFELCALGMLFLVFAFYKFGNSVNLKRGNQIFQSLHSFLANDLKFSRVGFNINDSKIFTVEHQNTWFSSFATGRSAIESINLNLHLVARSNPFSMCLEYLLGFFFTSLKSKQLEEFMEIVIKPNGIFVAGESAHPNKNAQEVLTKFRFVTSIVNKEFMNQARTENYFLSIAHTSENDKLPNNFVYMSDVNQLSGFMFHYSKPYEILSQAGNLLKYISFTDLPVDAPRDDKEWESSIEPKAIIRCAVPQNENELKLLNQIIALVVEIYDGCTQDLVQKSPNLFITNDILKRTTNLRQQELNKIKKFMKETELELAKEKKLELEKAKRRQLKASGEQEKVDQKMKEKRERRLRNKQRTRIQ
- the ATP23 gene encoding putative metalloprotease (metalloprotease of the mitochondrial inner membrane~similar to YNR020C), translating into MGTSGNNAGFDWWRRTMQYKTGIGLTPEEKTRYEEDSKARALKKECLKCYEHRDWMLKYSPTVRFMVQAIRKLNKGSDSKFDDSKIICDYCPDWKGGGFHPELGILLCQNRLRDKWHLEDTLSHELIHYFDDLKWQVDWLNLKHHACSEIRASSLSGECRFWEEFKRRGFRTGFHVARGHQDCVRRRAVISVSGNPNCKSKEHAAKIVDEVWDSCFADTRPFDEIYR